One Phragmites australis chromosome 23, lpPhrAust1.1, whole genome shotgun sequence DNA window includes the following coding sequences:
- the LOC133906024 gene encoding uncharacterized protein LOC133906024 has protein sequence MGSAGKIMRTALHAFFRHYHPASSAASLLALPFSAAALLSRSHPALLAPSHFLSRRLRRVLVAAGFPPASQLLFLLSHRLSQRACAFIASLPFSLSFLLLAKVVAVHCCSCSEQRQRQRHRRAPPAIVVGQLVRSSYPAMARTQLVNCLALLLANAAVFAALLAAFNAAEALHLLGIPSGSGSNGGGSGSRAVLALSAVGVIVYSVALANAAAVCNLATVVAAAEGRGGVRAMLKALLMLLRAGDAATAVAASLPASLAAAAVEALFQLRVMRPYTTTGKVTAGMLFEGLLVAYIHAMICVLDTVITSMVYQTCKVSHSCDLLELELEGKDDLRV, from the coding sequence ATGGGCAGCGCCGGCAAGATCATGAGGACGGCGCTGCATGCCTTCTTCCGGCACTACCACCCGGCGTCCTCCGCGGCGTCGCTCCTCGCGCTGCccttctccgccgccgcgctcctCTCGCGCTCGCACCCGGCACTGCTCGCGCCGTCTCATTTCCTCTCGCGGCGCCTGCGCCGGGTCCTAGTCGCCGCGGGGTTCCCGCCGGCGTCCCAGCTGCTCTTCCTCCTCAGCCACCGACTGTCCCAGCGCGCCTGCGCCTTCATCGCCTCCCTGCCGTTCTCGCTCTCGTTCCTGCTCCTCGCCAAGGTCGTCGCCGTGCattgctgctcctgctctgaGCAACGACAGCGGCAGCGGCATCGACGCGCGCCGCCGGCGATTGTCGTCGGACAGCTGGTGCGATCATCGTACCCGGCGATGGCGCGGACGCAGCTCGTGAACTGCCTCGCGCTGCTCCTCGCCAACGCTGCCGTGTTCGCCGCGCTGCTCGCCGCGTTCAACGCCGCGGAGGCGCTGCACCTGCTGGGCATTccctccggctccggctccaacggaggcggcagcggcagcagggCCGTACTCGCGCTCTCGGCGGTCGGCGTGATCGTCTACTCCGTGGCGCTCGCCAACGCCGCCGCGGTGTGCAACCTGGCCACGGTCGTCGCGGCTGCCGAGGGCCGGGGCGGCGTCCGCGCCATGCTCAAGGCGCTCCTGATGCTCCTCCGGGCCGGcgacgccgccaccgccgtcgcagCGTCCCTGCCAGccagcctcgccgccgccgccgttgagGCGCTGTTCCAGCTCAGGGTGATGCGGCCGTACACGACCACCGGCAAGGTGACCGCAGGAATGCTCTTCGAAGGGCTTCTCGTCGCCTACATCCACGCCATGATTTGTGTCCTTGACACTGTCATCACCAGCATGGTCTACCAGACCTGCAAGGTCAGCCATTCTTGTGACCtcttggagctggagctggaagGCAAGGACGACTTGAGAGTCTGA
- the LOC133906640 gene encoding upstream activation factor subunit spp27-like, which translates to MSATAAIRSGELLACPVALRRRPPVAVAVVRMRGTAARAAVAVRAAAAAEGAEAGGKGKGKKRTASGITKPKPISPELREFVGGAEELPRTEAIKMVWAHIKGNNLQDPNNKKIIVCDDKLKKIFGGRDRVGFLEISGLLNPHFQK; encoded by the exons atgtcggcgacggcggccatCCGCTCTGGCGAGCTCCTCGCGTGCCCCGtcgcgctgcggcggcggccgcccgtggcggtggcggtggtaaGGATGAGGGGGACTGCGGCGAGGGCGGCCGTGGCGgtgagggcggcggcggcggcggagggggcggAGGCCGGGggcaaggggaaggggaagaagaggactgCGAGCGGGATCACGAAGCCGAAGCCGATCTCTCCGGAGCTGCGGGAGTTCGTCGGCGGCGCGGAGGAGCTGCCCAGGACGGAGGCGATCAAGATGGTCTGGGCGCACATCAAGGGCAACAACCTCCAG GATCCGAATAACAAGAAGATAATTGTCTGCGAcgataagctcaagaagattttTGGAGGACGTGACCGTGTTGGATTTCTTGAAATCTCTGGGCTGCTCAATCCTCACTTCCAGAAATGA
- the LOC133906641 gene encoding uncharacterized protein LOC133906641: MGFRALAKSAGLLREVKNKQSSNLVRRVEPAEARSAETALWVPHPRTGIYYPEGFEWVMEDIPGGAASFQQSCWLRSGEAATASSPTSNHAASPDRPFV, encoded by the exons ATGGGCTTCCGTGCACTTGCAAAATCGGCAGGTCTTCTCCG GGAAGTGAAGAACAAACAAAGCTCCAACCTTGTGAGGCGAGTGGAGCCTGCAGAAGCGCGGTCAGCAGAAACAGCACTGTGGGTGCCACATCCAAGGACTGGAATATACTACCCCGAGGGCTTCGAATGGGTCATGGAAGACATCCCCGGCGGCGCCGCTTCATTCCAGCAGTCGTGCTGGCTCAGGAGCGGCGAGGCAGCGACGGCAAGCTCTCCCACGTCGAATCATGCCGCTTCCCCTGATCGTCCATTTGTTTAA
- the LOC133906025 gene encoding uncharacterized protein LOC133906025, with translation MADPDGHPTSSPDAAATAAGAAARAALLPADSTGASSSALADAIPAATADAVRAVFSSLTAPASSTSSPTAPVLRMPGAQINSPDVAPVDLGDDATAALHAQAVAVLNIKTLIPVTLDLATSNYTKWRGLFLVILGKYALAEHVLSDATHPNRPDWVRMDCVVLVWLYGSISAELLEIVMSSSSIARIVWRGLEHQFLGNREQRALNLSAEFHCFLQGDLSVTDYCRRLKSMADGLADLGEPITDRTLVLTLLKGLNEKFCHLQTILPMQKPFPTFIEACSQLLLEEITRGVRPNSGGSPSVFLAAGSNGAGRGVAPAPTPAHAAGYGPGGTGGPAGSGGNGGNNNTDSCTSGGSKNNRRRRGNGGGQQANSGTNSAPQPATWPSPYNPWAGTIQMWPGSVGRGVLGPRPGNSQPGQFAGAALACPPGGLGGFLSLPSVASSPAQGGGFTNTAHYYPPPSPAHWSSTSSTTSPTVWDPHTLANAFNTVSLT, from the coding sequence ATGGCCGATCCCGATGGCCACCCCACGTCCTCTCCCGACGCGGCCGCCACTGCGGCTGGCGCGGCTGCTCGTGCCGCTCTTCTCCCCGCCGACTCTACCGGCGCTTCGTCCTCAGCCCTCGCCGATGCGATTCCCGCGGCAACTGCTGACGCGGTTCGAGCGGTCTTCTCCTCCCTCACCGCTCCTGCGTCGTCTACGTCTTCACCTACAGCGCCCGTGCTCCGCATGCCAGGCGCCCAGATCAATTCTCCCGACGTCGCCCCGGTCGATCTCGGCGATGacgccaccgctgccctccatGCGCAGGCCGTGGCTGTGCTTAACATCAAGACCTTGATCCCGGTGACTCTGGATCTCGCCACTTCCAACTATACGAAGTGGCgtggtctttttcttgtcaTCCTCGGCAAGTACGCGTTGGCGGAACATGTCCTGTCGGACGCCACTCATCCGAATCGTCCCGATTGGGTTCGGATGGATTGTGTGGTCCTCGTGTGGCTCTACGGCTCCATCTCTGCCGAACTTCTCGAGATCGTGATGTCGTCTTCCTCGATCGCACGAATCGTTTGGCGTGGCCTTGAACATCAGTTCTTGGGCAACCGTGAGCAGCGCGCCCTCAACCTTTCGGCGGAGTTCCATTGCTTCCTTCAGGGCGACCTCTCCGTCACGGACTACTGCCGCCGCCTCAAGTCCATGGCTGACGGTCTCGCTGATCTCGGCGAGCCCATCACCGACCGCACCCTCGTCCTCACCTTGCTCAAAGGTTTGAACGAGAAATTTTGTCATTTGCAAACTATTCTACCCATGCAGAAACCCTTCCCGACATTCATCGAGGCGTGCTCGCAACTTCTCCTTGAGGAGATCACTCGCGGCGTGCGCCCCAACAGTGGCGGCTCTCCCTCGGTGTTCCTGGCCGCTGGCTCTAACGGAGCTGGTCGTGGCGTCGCCCCGGCCCCCACTCCCGCTCACGCCGCCGGCTACGGCCCTGGAGGCACCGGCGGCCCAGCCGGATCCGGCGGGAACGGCGGCAACAACAACACTGACAGCTGCACCTCGGGTGGTTCCAAGAATAATCGCCGGCGCCGCGGGAATGGTGGCGGCCAGCAAGCCAACTCGGGCACCAATTCCGCCCCGCAACCTGCTACCTGGCCCAGCCCATATAATCCCTGGGCCGGTACAATTCAGATGTGGCCCGGGTCTGTTGGTCGCGGGGTTCTTGGGCCCCGGCCAGGCAACTCTCAACCTGGTCAGTTCGCAGGCGCCGCTCTGGCCTGCCCACCGGGTGGGCTGGGTGGCTTCCTCAGCCTGCCATCCGTCGCCTCTTCGCCAGCCCAAGGCGGTGGCTTCACCAACACGGCGCACTACTACCCACCTCCATCGCCGGCACACTGGAGCAGCACCAGCAGCACGACGTCGCCGACCGTGTGGGATCCACACACTCTTGCGAATGCCTTCAACACCGTCTCCCTGACGTAG